Genomic segment of Corynebacterium urealyticum DSM 7109:
ACAGTGTGCCCCACGGCGTCCAGGCCGTCTGCGCCCAGAAGTTCAGTCGCGGGCTCAGCCGCGAGAACGCGCCCGGTGCCGGGGGAGCGCACGCCAGCATCGGGGTGGCGACGACATCCAAGCCCGCTGCCGACCAACGGTGAAGCGCTGTCTCCTGCATCCGGTGGATGCTGCGCTCCATTTCCACACGGCGCCAGCGGGGCACACCCGCGCCCTGCCGCTTGAGCCAGCTCGTGAGCTCCGAGAGTGGCTCTGGCAGCTCCGCGCAGCGGGTGGAGAGCACGGTCGCGAAAAGCTCGAAATTCGCCGGGTCATAAGGCTGTGGTGCTTGGCGGACCTCCGCCACGGATTCCCCGTTGGTCAACAGCGCCGTGGCCCCTGCGGTGGCCGCGGCGATCGCCGGATCGACCCGGGAGTGGTGGTGGAAAGGCTGATTCGTATAGCCCACCCGCAGGCCCCACGGTCGGGTATCGGTCAGCCGATAGGCCCTGCGCGTGTTCGCGAAGGAGTCCGCAAGGTAGCCGTGGGCGGAAGGACTGAAGCCACCCACTGAGGTATCGTGCGCCGGCTTGAGTCCCACCAGCCCACAGCAGGCCGCGGGTACTCGGATGGAGCCACCGCCGTCTGTTGCGTGCGCGATCCGCGCCACCCCGTGGCCCACCGCCGCCGCAGCCCCGCCCGAGGAACCGCCAGTCATCATCGACGCGCTGATCGGGTTGACTGGCTGCTCCTGCCCGACGGGTTCGGTATAGGCGCTGGTCCCGTACTCTGCGCTCGCGCTCGCCCCAACCAGTTGCGCGCCCGTCGCGAGCAGCTTCTCCACCGCGGTATCGCTGTGGGTGGCGCGGAAGCCCTGACCCGCGTTGC
This window contains:
- a CDS encoding amidase family protein, translated to MTQLSPAPDTFAQRLAAVSRKTGLSPAQLGVARVYDRPHVDPARRTSHLAGEELLVKDTQQVAGEWVTMGNAGQGFRATHSDTAVEKLLATGAQLVGASASAEYGTSAYTEPVGQEQPVNPISASMMTGGSSGGAAAAVGHGVARIAHATDGGGSIRVPAACCGLVGLKPAHDTSVGGFSPSAHGYLADSFANTRRAYRLTDTRPWGLRVGYTNQPFHHHSRVDPAIAAATAGATALLTNGESVAEVRQAPQPYDPANFELFATVLSTRCAELPEPLSELTSWLKRQGAGVPRWRRVEMERSIHRMQETALHRWSAAGLDVVATPMLACAPPAPGAFSRLSPRLNFWAQTAWTPWGTLWNLCGWASVTVPLVDPSRVPGRWPIALQLGAVGDRVSASDLLALGEQVQAAAAVLPVEGLSLAEPGDLGSLNYEPRPGAGNHSAGCDCTAEHSHEPCEQRQP